Proteins encoded within one genomic window of Salipaludibacillus agaradhaerens:
- the aceA gene encoding isocitrate lyase, whose amino-acid sequence MSKDNILQLERSWQKDERWHGTMRPYKADDVVRLRGSIKIDYTLAEQGAKKLWQLLHTEDFIPALGALTGNQAMQQIKAGLKAIYLSGWQVAADANLAGSMYPDQSLYPANSVPEVVKKINRALQRADQIHHMEGHNQIDWFAPIIADAEAGFGGQLNVFELMKSMIEAGAAAVHFEDQLSSEKKCGHLGGKVLLPTQTAVRNLIAARLAADVMDVPTVLIARTDANAADLITSDVDDYDAPFLTGERTAEGFYKTTAGLDQAIARGLAYAPYADLLWCETAEPNIEEARRFAEAIHEKYPGKLLAYNCSPSFNWKAKLDDASIESFQKTLSDMGYKFQFVTLAGFHALNHSMFELARHYKTRGMAAYSELQQAEFASEQHGYTATRHQREVGTSYFDDVAQVVTGGTSSTTALKGSTESEQFQR is encoded by the coding sequence ATGAGTAAGGACAACATATTGCAACTGGAGAGAAGCTGGCAGAAAGACGAAAGATGGCACGGTACTATGAGACCGTATAAAGCTGATGATGTCGTTCGGTTAAGGGGATCTATTAAGATTGACTACACACTTGCTGAACAAGGGGCTAAGAAACTTTGGCAGCTTCTTCATACTGAGGATTTTATTCCAGCACTTGGCGCTTTAACAGGAAATCAGGCGATGCAACAAATCAAAGCAGGATTAAAAGCGATTTATTTAAGCGGCTGGCAAGTAGCAGCAGATGCGAATCTTGCTGGAAGTATGTACCCTGATCAAAGTCTGTATCCTGCTAACAGTGTCCCAGAGGTGGTTAAAAAAATTAATCGCGCGCTGCAACGTGCCGACCAGATTCATCATATGGAAGGACACAACCAAATCGATTGGTTTGCACCGATTATCGCTGATGCTGAAGCAGGTTTCGGTGGACAGTTAAATGTCTTTGAGCTCATGAAAAGCATGATTGAAGCAGGGGCAGCAGCGGTTCATTTTGAAGATCAGCTTTCATCCGAAAAAAAATGTGGCCACCTTGGTGGAAAAGTGCTCTTACCAACGCAAACTGCGGTTCGTAATCTCATTGCTGCCCGCCTTGCCGCTGATGTGATGGATGTGCCAACCGTCTTGATTGCCCGTACAGATGCCAATGCCGCTGATCTTATCACAAGTGATGTGGACGATTATGACGCCCCTTTCTTAACAGGGGAACGTACGGCAGAAGGCTTTTACAAAACAACAGCTGGCCTTGATCAAGCGATTGCTAGAGGCTTAGCCTATGCCCCATATGCCGACTTACTTTGGTGCGAAACAGCTGAACCTAATATAGAAGAAGCACGCCGATTTGCTGAAGCAATCCATGAGAAATACCCAGGCAAATTACTCGCATATAACTGCTCCCCTTCTTTTAACTGGAAAGCAAAACTGGATGATGCCAGTATTGAGAGTTTCCAGAAAACGTTGAGTGACATGGGCTATAAATTTCAATTCGTTACACTTGCAGGCTTCCACGCCCTTAATCACAGCATGTTTGAACTTGCTCGCCACTATAAAACACGCGGAATGGCCGCATACTCTGAGCTTCAACAGGCTGAATTTGCAAGCGAGCAACACGGATATACCGCCACTAGGCACCAACGAGAAGTAGGCACAAGCTATTTCGATGATGTGGCTCAAGTTGTGACAGGGGGGAC